Sequence from the Panicum virgatum strain AP13 chromosome 5N, P.virgatum_v5, whole genome shotgun sequence genome:
GCAGTGTGTGTTTGCAGCTTGCCTACGGATGTGTTTAGTTGGTTAAAAAATTTGGGTTTGGATACggtagcacatttcgttattacttaataaataatatttaattacagactaattaggtttaaaaaattcagCTCGTGATAATcggttagactgtataattagttatttttttcaactacatttaatatttcaaatatgtatccgaaaatttgatgtgacgactactgtgcaatttttttttagaaactaaacggggcctacgTAGATGACGTGCAGTACAAGCCCGGGCGAGCTGAGCTGGGATACGAGAGCATGTTAGATGTTAGAGTGACACCTGCACAAGCCGGGTGCTCGCTCGCTTGCTGGATGGATCGCcccgggtgtgtttagttcacaatttttttaatctgactactgtagcatttttatttttttgataattattgtccaattatgaattaattaggctcaaaagattcatctcattgTTTACAGCtaaattgtgcaattagttaatttttaaactatatttaatgctccatacatgtaacaaaaaatttgatgtgatattgAATCTTGAAAATTCGATTACCCGATCGCTTTCGGTGCTTTGCATCCAAGACACGGAACTAAGGTCAGTCTTAGTGGGAGtatcatcgacacagttattAAGATTGGAAACTTAAGAACTGTACCAgtagagtgtcatggtgatgacactgtcatggtgatgacactcctttCATATTTTATGACACTTCTTTTTTATTAATatatattaataaatttaatatttATGACATTCCCACCGAAATTAGCCTCGCGTAGATTAAAGTGGCCATGGTCGCCCCTTCGCTCTTTGGGTGTGGCCTGCAGCTGCTGTGGTGACGTTACCACTGGCAGTCAGTCCGTCGTGCAGATCACAGTGGCCATGGTCGCCTCTTCGCTCTTTGGGTGTGGCCTGCTGCCCTGCAGCTGCTGTGGTGACGTTACCACTGGCAGTCAGTCCGTGGATCGTTGTCCTGCTGTGCTGCTCGCCGGATTACgtgcggctccccgcgaccgGAAGTCCCGGGAAGCAGCAAAGCATTTACGCTTTGGCTTGTGCCTGACCTGCCGCTGCAGGTTCCTCTCCATCAGGGCCACCCGCCATCCATCAGGCCATGCTGATGATGCACAATGCCATGCCGGCCGGCCAAAACATGAACGCGCCGTTCGAGAACTGAAGTCCATTCAATGCGCTCCAGAACAGCCGGCAaccgcatgcatgcatatattGGCTGCGAGAGAGATCAGACAGAGCGAGTCATGATGCGATCCGGCTTGTCTGACTTGCTGAAGCAAAGTCAGCAAAAGCTACAGTAAATTGTGTCTGGATGAACAGTAGTCTATCGTAGCATATCTACTGTGCCGATTTTCACTGTTCATAGTGTACTGTAGCATGACACTGTAGCAATAAATCTCATCCATCCATCTGCAATCAAATGGCCGGGAACGGATCGAAAGTCACCGCTACAGTGATTCCCTGACTTGACTTCAGCAAGTCAGGGAATCCCGATTAGTCATGATGGGCTTGACACCAGCATTGCCCCCCGTATAAAATTGCACACCGCcacggccgcgcgcgcccggTGCTCTGCACTTGACGTCATGGAAAAAAATTTCGACCGGTAAATCCGGTTTACCGGAAAATTTACCGTTACCGGTAGTGTCCGAGAAATGGATTTCGGTGATATTTCGCATTTACcgttttcaaatttgaaaatttcaaaaaaattatataaaataggGTAAAAATCTGATAAAAAACTAGACATTTTTATGAGCATTTTGGACTAATATTTTTTGTTGAAATGTAACCTCATATGttgtgtaaaaaaaaaagaaaatgagctTTTACTGTTGAACGACTCACCTTATCCATTCGCACGCCCCGAGCAGCCGTCCACCCTCCCCATTTCTCCTCCTCCAGTCCTCCGACACCCGAGCTGCTCCCTCCTTGGCTCCCGGCGATTTCCGACCGGATCCCACCGGTTTCCGCGCTCGTGGAGGCGGTTTCCGACCGGCAAGAAGAGGTTTccgggcgggcgcgggcgccggtgCCGCTGCCGGCCGCTCCCGTCATTTCCCGAGCGGAAATCGGGGTGTTTCGGCCGGATTTCGTCGCCGGTCGCGCGTAGCTTCCGCTTGCTCCGGGTTTTGCGGTTTTCGGAAGTTCCGGCCGGTAAATCTTTGATTCCGACCGGTTTTTCTCCCTACCGACCGGATCCGGCTGCTGTGGGTAaggttttttttgtttgaatttttttatggtAGCAAGTAGTGTAATATAAGTATTAGTAGAAGTATACAATGTTTTTATGGATTAGAAAACGAGAATGTGCATGTATTTGTTATTCATGTTTTGTTATGTATGTGTATGAGTACAAATGTGAAAATTAATATGCATGTGTTATGACAAATTGAGAATGTGCATGTTTTTTTGGTATGTGAATATGCATGTGcatgtgtatgaatgttgcacCGTTGCAGGTAAATGGTTGACCCTGTTTGGGAGCATGGAGAAAAAAGGGGATCGGGTTTCAAGTGCAAGTATTGTGGCACATCAAAGAGCGGTGGAGGGGCAACACGGTTCAAGGACCACTTGGCACATAGAGGTCATGATGTTATTGATTGCCCTTCGGTTCCCCCCGCGGTGAAGAACTTTTTCATTAGTGAGTTGGACAAGATAAAGGCGAAGAAGTATGAAAGACAGCAAGATAGACGTAGGAGAGATGCTGCAGCTCGAAGTACTCAATATGTTGACTTTGaaggtgaggaagaagaagaagaagagcaggaTGATGAGTTGCAGCAAGCTTTGAGACATTCACGGGAAGAGTATGAGTTTAGGCAAAGGGCTGGTCCAAGGTATGAGAGGGGTGGTGGTTCTGGATCAGGCCAGGCACGGGATCCAGGTGGTGGCTCTAGACCAATTGGGAGGATGTTTTCTAGGAGTCGGTCACATATCCCCGAGCGGGCAAGGGACTATAACCTTGCTACTGCTTCCGGACCGAGGCAGCAGAGGATTGATACGGGGCCTTGGACGTCTAAGGGGAGGACTGCGAGAGAGTTGCTGGGTAGGGCGTGGTCAAAGGCTTGCCACTCCGTTGGTATTCCTGGACGGAAGGTAGATGACCCTTACTTTAGGGCGGCCATCATAGAGACACAGAAACAAGGTAAATAATCATTTATTATTGCATGCCAATTTGTATTGTACATCCCGGATCATATGTGATTATTGCATGCAGGTACTGGGGTCACGATCCCAACTGGGAGGGACATTGATGGAAAATATCTTTCAGAGAACGTGGAGGAGATAAAGAAGGAGATCAACAAGTGGAAGCAAGAGTTCCCTGAGTATGGTGCCACTATCATATGTGATTCATGGACCGGTATTTCTCGCAATAGCGTAATCAACTTCTTGGTATATTGCAATGGAATGATGTACTTCTGGAAGTCTATTGATGTAACTGGAAAAATACAAGATCATCATCTCATACTTAAGGTAatcatttgtatttttctaatgGATCATGACATTTGTAAGAATTTGTAGTTTTCTAATGGATTCCAACAACTTGCAGGAGATAACAATTGTTCTGAACGATATAGGGCCAGAAGATGTGATTCAGATAGTCACTGATAATGGCAGCAACTTTAAGAAGGCTTGCAAGCTGTTGGCAGAGGAGTACCCTCACATTGTGTGGCAGCCATGTCTTGCCCACACGATCAACCTCATTCTTAAAGATATTGGAAAGTGGGATGATCACAAGGCCATGATTCAGAGTGCCCAATATATTTGTCAATGGTTATACAATTCTAATAGTGTGCACTCCATGTTTAAGAGTGCCACTGGTGGGGAGCTAGTTAAATGGAATGCAACAAGATTTGGCACTAACTATATGTTTCTGGAGAGTTttatgaagaagaaagatcaattTATGATATGGATGATGTCAACTGAATATAGATCATCACGCCACTACAAGACTGAAGCAGGCAAGTATGCATTCGAATGCATGACCTCTGTTCAATGGTGGGCAAACATGCAGTATGTTATTAATGATGTGGAGCCTCTCTATTCTTTTTTGCGATTTGCTGATCAAGACAAGACTCCAACTTTGGGTGAAGTTCTTATGGAGTACGGCAGCCTCAAGCGTACATATCATACCCGGTTCCATTCAGATATGGCAAGGTGTGACAGGATCATGGAAATTGTTGACAGAAGGTTGGCTAGTGTGTTCGAAGGTACGTATGCGCACACTGCTTGTGCCGTACACCCATATGCTTGTTATGCGTTTGGAATATCAGAAAATGTCTTTGGAGACCTTCGGAAAGGGCTGGAGAAACTTTTTGACATCGACAGAGCAGCACGTGCACTACAAGAGTATGAGCTCTTTCGTCGAAAACTTGGAGAATTCTCATCTGACCTTGCTGCGAGGATGGCAAAAGATAGAGGCACTTCTCCAGCTAGTTGGTGGGCTATGTTTGGTTCAGAAACACCACATCTTCAGATAGCAGCTAAGCGACTACTCTCTCAATGCGCATCATCAAGTGGATGTGAAAGGAATTGGAGTTCCTTTGCCTTTATTCACACAAAGCTTCGCAACAGGTTAAGCAGCATGAAGCTCCATAATTTGGTATATGTGCACTACAACCTTCGGCTTCGTATTCAGCGTGCAACAGCTACAGTTGAGGCAAGTGATTTCGATCCTGCTACTAGCTTCATGGATCTCTCATTGTATCGGCAGACCAGGCCAATTGAAGAATGGATGCAGCATGGTAGATCAAATAGAGCACCAACCTTAGATGAAGATTCTGATTTTGCCGACCCTCCTGTGCCTGCTCAGATCTTGACTGACCTCGCACGTAGGGTGGGTGAGCCAGTAAATGTTGATGATTGGGCCAGAGAGAATATTGGTGACACCCACCTAGGGAAAAGAAAGACCAAAATTCCTCCAAATCAGTctaaacgaaaaaaacaaagaaagggtGACGTTGAGGAGGAAAGCATTGGCACTGACGATACCACACCAGAGCCTAGTGATGATGGacatggtggtagtggtggtgatgatgatgacgacgacgacgatgacgatgatggtgatggcaaTGAGGGTGGTGATGAcaatgacgatgatgatgggGATGATCGTGGTGGTGCTTCTACTAGTGGTGCTCCAACTGGTGCTATGAGATTTACGGGAGAGACTGCCTTCACTCATGccacacaagatcaagatcatggaGCACCCAGCTCTCAACGTCGCACAAGAAGCAATACTCGTCCATTAGGCCCGTACGACGGTGAGGATGATGGTAGCTCTACCTCTGTCAGTTCCACCTACAGCTACCCGTCGGCACCCTCCTTTGTGTGGCCACCACAACCACATCCGATGGCTGTCCCTCCGCGTCCTCTATATGGATATCCCCATATGTACTATCAAGGATATCTCCCATATGGAAATCCTCACATGTACTATCAGGAATATCCCCCAGAGCAAGATCCCTCCGAATGAGTACCTAAGTATGTAGGTAACACATCTTATTTTCTCACTTGCATTCATTTCTTTTACATCTTCTCACCCATTTTATTTATTCCTTTTTATAGGATTCGACGTTACAATGGGAGTCATCAACAATTTCCGGTCGGTCGTAAGGTTTTCCTATGGGAAAACACCGAAATAAAAATTTTAGAGTATATTATGTGTTAACTATTTGAGACTTGTATTATTTGAACCTATATTTTATTTGAACCTATAAATTGTGTTAACAAGTTGAACCTATATTTTATTGCATTTGGATTGTGGTTTGTATTGATATACATATGTTTTACGTCAATTCTATTAATATTTGCTTTGTAAGAAAATCATTATGCATATTGAACTATTATATATAAGAATTAGATATAATTCTCTGAAAATATTACACTTCTCTTAACACAATTTGTTGTTTTCTACCGTGGTCAACATTTTTCGGTAATTATGCAGCCTATTCCACCGAAATTACAACGGAAACCGGTCGAAAAATACGAAATTCGGtggtttcaaatttgaattggtttaccgaccggtaaatCCGGTAAACCGCCGGTTTTCGGTATTTTTCCGTTACCGGTGCGGTCCGGTAAATGACTTACCGCCGGTAAGTTTATCCTTGCTTGACGTTGCCAATGGCCATTGCACGCATGGGCACAAGGCTTTTTGTTTCATCCCGGTGCGCGTGGCATGTCCCGGCAACACCCGGCCGGTGGTGGCCcccggcgcggccgccgtccGGCATgggcgccggccgcgcgcacgccgctccCCCTCGCCTCGAGTTTTAAAATTGGGCGGCGAGATCATTCACCGATCATGTCCTACGACTACACACCGCAACGCGACGAGGTGTACCggagctcggcgacggcgacgataCTAAACGTGCTATCACCTAACGCTATGGATTTTTTCCCCCCTGACGCTGACATTCTAGCCTGCCTCTGGCGCAGCAGGATCTACTACCGGCGATTGATGCGGTATCCGGATAGAAAGCGGCCTAATAATGGGAGAATGTACATGCCGCCACTTTGTTTGAAGTGGCCTAAATGTGACTTGACATGAGTACATGCTAGGCCAGTGTACAAAAAAGTTGTCCCTAGCTAGGCAACCAACCCATCCGGACCCTTTAAAAATTGCAATAAGCGTGCAAAGGCTTGGATGCCAATGGAGGATAAGGGATGTAAAGTTGTCCCTGTGCTGTGTTGTGCCTAAAAAAACTGCAGAGTGAGTgtgtagcagcagcagcgagtTCTGATCGGTCGAGGATAGGGATTAGTACAGGTTTTCTGCTGTGTTAGGGCCCCCAAGAACACATTCCTAGCAGAAAAGGTCAAGTTATTCGTGAGATATGGAGACTACTCCGTTCTAGCTAGGACCTAGGAGTATTAAAGAAACGAAAAATTGATGCGGCGTATGGCTGAAacgatccaaaaaaaaaagttgcagaGGTTAGCATAGGCAGCCCAGCCCACCCTTTTGGGTCGTAGCCCGCTGTGGGCCATCGATGGCAACTTCGTTCAGGTCTATCACCGATTCAGCAGCGGCGAACTGATCTGTTCATAGATCAGTTAGTAAACCTATCCATGTTATGCAAGATTTTTTCCAACTTACCTTCTAGTGTTTGAGATTCATGCAAATAATTATAGCTCTTAGATCCAACCAAACTCTAGCTTCCTCTCTCTTCCTcactcctccttcctccctctcttcccccagatcctcccgcgcgccgccggcacccgcgcacctgccgccgctcgcccccaCGAGCCTCGCGCGCCACTTGCCCAGccagccacgcgccgccgcgggccccgccgccgcacccagcgccgccgcgcagccgccggcaccggagaagaagatggaagaaaaaaaatttgttcaacATTTTAAAAATTGATTCCACATTTTTTGAGATGctagttcaacatttttgaAATGTTGGTTCAATATTTTTGAGATGCTGGTTCAACATTGGTTTAATATTTTTGAGATGttggttcaacatttttttttcagtaAAATTTTAAATGAGCCATCAGCTGGGCCATAATGGGTTTTATAGATAAGTTGTTTATCCATCTTGCGGAAGACATATAGGAGCCCCCGGTTTGGTCACTTGTGGTGGAACCTACCCATCCGGGTTAAGTCCTCGACTTGGCACGGGTGCTCGCACTTTCTTGGATTTATTCTAGTATTTTCCGGTATTATGCGTTAAGTGGTAAGCGACGTTTCCGTCGACAACGAGGCGTCAATGGTGACTTCAGAAATCTCCAGATCTGCCGGTCCAGTCCTTCAGAGGTACTCATAgaggtagggtttgcgtacgtgtgttcataggggtgagtgtgcgtgcatgTTGTGAGCATTTGTGTTGCACTGTACTAAAAAACCGATTCAGCAGCGatcgaaaaaaaaacaaggcagGCAGGCATGCAGACAATTCGAGATGCATTACGCCAGATTGCCAATATTTCCAAATAAAGTAGCATAATCTCATTGGCTTCCAGCGGCTCAAAAttcagaaaaacaaaaaaaaaactatgctcCCAGTGCTCCCATTTCTCCTTCCGCGCGTACCATCTCCATCTTGCTTGCACATCTCTTTCGGCCTGCTGCTTTTGTTACCAAGCCATGAGATGAGAGGGGTGCGCTGCAGGGAGGATGGATCCATCATCCAGGGAGGTCGGCAGGGTGGTTGGCCATGCGGCAGTTACTCGTGGTCCCGTCCGCACATCCCATCCAAGAACGAGGCGTGAACCACCGCGGCAAGCGATCGCCGACGGATTTGAGGCGCGGAGGGAGAGCACCTgcgggtgtgtttagatgccccgaaacccccccccctcaaaatccaaattttccatcacatttCCATCgtatcgaaatattaaatataacaaatgacccatgtatggagtactaaatataggtaaataaaaaactaattacatagttttgatgtacgttgcgagacgaatcttttaagcctagttaggttatagtaggacaatatttaccaaaaAACGAAAAGTACTACAATGTGCtgcagtgtccgatgtgactttttctcccactTTTCCAGGTATCTAAACACAACCCTGGAAGAAGAGTGCAGGTGCAGTGCGGTGGATGCGGCCAGGTGGTTGCGGGGCGGCCATCAGCCGATGCACGAGCCCCACTGCGACACGGCTGGAGCCCGGGCACGGCACGCAGGGGGGGTCGGGGTCGAGGAACAGAGGCCGTGACAGCGCGTTGTCAACGGCGTGTACACGGTACACGCTGCTGATGCTGCTGTCGTTGTTTCTGCAGTTGCAGGGACCCACGGCGATCAAAAACACTGGAGCAGTGGATCCGGTATCATGAACACAGAGACCGCCAGGAGTTCGAGAGTCCCCGGCTTGCATGTTCCGTGGCGTTCAAGACCACCAGCCCCCCAGCCGGTaacataaaaaaaaaaaacagtttgTCTAGAATCAAGTCAGGACCCTTCCAATGATTTTGCACAGCAGGCACATTATGCAAGTCCAAACGGTACTGGAGATTATTATACCATCAGGAGAAGAATGTGTTCCAGAGTACAGAATGCTCTTCGATCCTTCCAAGTATACAGGGATAGGTTAAAGAACAAATGCAAAAGGAATATGGTGTGATTTGACAGGTTACAATGTATGATACTAGGAAAAGTTCCCTTGACAAAGAATCACCAGTCAATGGCTTTTGGAGGCAGATAATGCGAAGCGATCTACGGAGTACAACCTAGGCGCAGCAGTGTGCAGCTCTGCATAAACGAACGCTGCCAGACTTCCCCTCTTAGGTTGCCATCAGTTCTTCAGCTAGAACAGCATGAACCTTTTGTGGGGGCGGATGATTCAGCAACGTTAATGGTGGTTCCTTGCATGGAGCGCCCGTTGGCGGATGCAGACTCCTGCGCTGCAAGCGCCTTCTTGCTTACTGTCTGGTGAATCTCGCTCAATATGGTGTGGAACGCCTTCTCGACGTTGACCGCCTCCAGCGCAGATGTCTCGAGGAAGGATAGGCCTTCCTTCTCTGAAAATGCTTGGCCGTCTTCCTCAGCGACCGATCTCAAGTGGTTCAAGTCCGACTTGTTACCGACCATCATGACAACAATGTTGGCATCTGCATGATCCCGGAGCTCCCGGAGCCACCTCTGAACGTTGTCAAAAGTTTGCTTCTTTGTTATGTCGTAGACTAGGAGCGCTCCAACAGCGCCTCTGTAATACGCACTAGTGATTGCACGGTATCTCTCCTGTCCAGCAGTGTCCCATATCTGTGCCTTGACAGTCTTCCCATCAATCTGTCTCaataaaagagaaaaagaaccACTACTGAGATGATGCAGAACATAACAAATTGAGAACGCAACACCATCAGTAAGAAAGAAGTGAAATTTCCAACTCTACGATGAATGACCACTTTCAAAGGTTCGGTTAACAATGGGTGTCACAAAAACAttttgtgtgtttgtgtgtgggTTTGTGTGCTGAACATCAAGAGATTTACTGGATAAGCAGAGAGCATAGCTTATTCTGTGAGAAGTAGGCAAGGAAAAATCTGACCTACCTGTGCTTAAGCTACATAACCATACATTCAGTAACGACAACCATATTATGGAAAGAAAAATCCTTATCTTTGTAAATCTCACGACATTAGTTTCCAACCTGGTAATAAAGCATTGAAAGCAAAACTCAACTAAAGATAATTGCAGAATCTCCGAGGATATGTTCACCATATATTAAAAGAACGGCTACAAATCTCATCATCACATTATCGAACCATAATCCAACTTCCACCattacttttttttatttgagttcTACAATTGAACCAAGATAATGTACTTGTGACAGAAATAGACCTCCACTCACTATAAGAATCGTGAGTTTTGCTGAGAGTTTTAATCAAGAGGCCGAGGGTGACTGCCTTGACTATTGTTTTTTTTGCCTCAGTTGCCTATGGTGTTATAGTGTAACAGAACAATTTCCTAAGAGTGGATGTCATTCCCAGACTAACTAATTATTCCCGACCAACAATATCTGAGGACATAGGAATAGGATAAAAGTATTTGATACCGTCGGCCACTTTGATCAGT
This genomic interval carries:
- the LOC120676641 gene encoding uncharacterized protein LOC120676641, with the protein product MVDPVWEHGEKRGSGFKCKYCGTSKSGGGATRFKDHLAHRGHDVIDCPSVPPAVKNFFISELDKIKAKKYERQQDRRRRDAAARSTQYVDFEGEEEEEEEQDDELQQALRHSREEYEFRQRAGPRYERGGGSGSGQARDPGGGSRPIGRMFSRSRSHIPERARDYNLATASGPRQQRIDTGPWTSKGRTARELLGRAWSKACHSVGIPGRKVDDPYFRAAIIETQKQGTGVTIPTGRDIDGKYLSENVEEIKKEINKWKQEFPEYGATIICDSWTGISRNSVINFLVYCNGMMYFWKSIDVTGKIQDHHLILKEITIVLNDIGPEDVIQIVTDNGSNFKKACKLLAEEYPHIVWQPCLAHTINLILKDIGKWDDHKAMIQSAQYICQWLYNSNSVHSMFKSATGGELVKWNATRFGTNYMFLESFMKKKDQFMIWMMSTEYRSSRHYKTEAGKYAFECMTSVQWWANMQYVINDVEPLYSFLRFADQDKTPTLGEVLMEYGSLKRTYHTRFHSDMARCDRIMEIVDRRLASVFEGTYAHTACAVHPYACYAFGISENVFGDLRKGLEKLFDIDRAARALQEYELFRRKLGEFSSDLAARMAKDRGTSPASWWAMFGSETPHLQIAAKRLLSQCASSSGCERNWSSFAFIHTKLRNRLSSMKLHNLVYVHYNLRLRIQRATATVEASDFDPATSFMDLSLYRQTRPIEEWMQHGRSNRAPTLDEDSDFADPPVPAQILTDLARRVGEPVNVDDWARENIGDTHLGKRKTKIPPNQSKRKKQRKGDVEEESIGTDDTTPEPSDDGHGGSGGDDDDDDDDDDDGDGNEGGDDNDDDDGDDRGGASTSGAPTGAMRFTGETAFTHATQDQDHGAPSSQRRTRSNTRPLGPYDGEDDGSSTSVSSTYSYPSAPSFVWPPQPHPMAVPPRPLYGYPHMYYQGYLPYGNPHMYYQEYPPEQDPSE
- the LOC120675095 gene encoding ras-related protein Rab11C-like; amino-acid sequence: MAHRVDECDYLFKIVLIGDSGVGKSNILSRFTRNEFCLESKSTIGVEFATRTLQIDGKTVKAQIWDTAGQERYRAITSAYYRGAVGALLVYDITKKQTFDNVQRWLRELRDHADANIVVMMVGNKSDLNHLRSVAEEDGQAFSEKEGLSFLETSALEAVNVEKAFHTILSEIHQTVSKKALAAQESASANGRSMQGTTINVAESSAPTKGSCCSS